A genomic window from Indioceanicola profundi includes:
- a CDS encoding helix-turn-helix domain-containing protein, which translates to MICMFVWQRIERAKHLMLTTDEPLARIALDCGLADQSHLTRLFRTRVGMSPQSWRREQGAALLLEV; encoded by the coding sequence ATGATCTGCATGTTCGTCTGGCAGCGGATCGAGCGTGCCAAGCACCTGATGCTCACGACCGATGAGCCGCTGGCCCGGATCGCTCTGGATTGCGGGCTGGCGGACCAGTCCCACCTGACCCGTCTGTTCCGGACGCGGGTGGGAATGAGCCCGCAATCCTGGCGGCGGGAGCAGGGCGCTGCGCTGCTTCTCGAGGTCTGA
- a CDS encoding chemotaxis protein CheC, protein MELTDLERDALTELVNMGVGRAATSLSRLLDDQVLLSVPKVEILPILAAADLLSMREAAELVAIGQRFTGPFSGHALLIFPESRSFDLVRALMEVEAAPSIADIADIEQEALTEIGNIILNGCLAVIANTLRQGLKIALPTVLRGDGRRILLAEREPGADEMVLFLYIDFAVRSRNLNGYIALLMDIPSLTELRTLIREFIANLPGQDGSSK, encoded by the coding sequence GTGGAGTTGACGGACCTTGAGCGCGATGCCCTGACCGAGCTGGTCAACATGGGCGTGGGGCGGGCAGCCACCAGCCTGAGCCGTCTGCTGGATGACCAGGTTCTGCTATCGGTGCCGAAGGTCGAGATTCTGCCCATTCTCGCGGCGGCGGACCTTCTGTCCATGCGCGAGGCGGCGGAACTGGTCGCCATCGGCCAGCGCTTCACCGGTCCCTTTTCCGGCCATGCCCTGCTGATCTTCCCGGAATCCCGCAGCTTCGACCTGGTCCGCGCCCTGATGGAAGTGGAGGCTGCGCCCAGCATCGCGGACATCGCCGACATCGAACAGGAGGCGCTGACCGAGATCGGCAACATCATTCTGAACGGTTGCTTGGCGGTCATCGCCAATACGCTCCGACAAGGGCTGAAGATCGCGCTGCCGACGGTTCTGCGGGGGGACGGACGGCGCATACTCCTGGCCGAGCGGGAGCCCGGCGCCGATGAGATGGTCCTGTTCCTGTACATCGATTTTGCGGTCCGGTCCCGTAACCTAAACGGTTATATTGCCCTTCTCATGGATATTCCCTCTCTCACCGAGCTTCGGACACTGATCCGTGAGTTCATCGCAAATCTTCCCGGCCAGGACGGGTCATCAAAATGA
- a CDS encoding TolC family protein, whose translation MIHAQSPRSFNFARRARLLGTSALLLAALSACAIRPEPMSLEEQIGQAVSDRAAMFAAQEAVSGPVTLEQALARAFKYNLQHRQTVMERALEDSLLDVSKQDLLPKLTTRAGLRTRSNTQASVSESVATGNVSLEPSTSQERTSGTADVQLSWNILDFGLSYYGAKSQANRILAAEERRRRVVLALSEQVRAAWWEAVTADRLRPQVDAILTQAREVLAYAEQTERQRLLPPLDALRFQKAMLEIVQQLEAVDAELAVAKSQLASLMNLPPGSEYRLAVPAETQLAVPAMPLRLDALERVAMVKRPEIREEAYLARNAAAEARSALLRLLPGANLYAGLNYDTNSYLVNQDWADAGVQVTWNLFTLLNWSKVKQANAARMEVAEARRLALRMAVLTQVNLAWHRYGRATTLFTRAAALQDVEQRILSNTESAALSEAQTRLERVRAAASALLATRARDRAYAEVQNALGSVYASAGLDPLPEVVEGADVDALAAAIAQISRDLEQGKVVVPDFAPLAPAQDGQLMSEATNISGLDTILKVAAAK comes from the coding sequence ATGATCCACGCGCAGAGCCCGCGTTCTTTCAACTTCGCCCGGCGGGCGCGCCTGCTCGGCACCTCCGCCCTGCTCCTCGCCGCCCTTTCGGCCTGCGCGATCCGCCCTGAGCCGATGAGTTTGGAGGAGCAGATCGGGCAGGCTGTGTCGGACCGTGCGGCGATGTTCGCGGCACAGGAAGCGGTGAGCGGCCCTGTGACCCTGGAGCAGGCGCTGGCGCGCGCCTTCAAGTACAACCTCCAGCACCGCCAGACCGTGATGGAGCGCGCGCTGGAGGACAGCCTGCTGGACGTCTCCAAGCAGGACCTGCTGCCCAAGCTCACCACCCGTGCCGGCCTGCGCACCCGCTCCAACACCCAGGCCTCCGTTTCCGAATCGGTCGCCACCGGCAATGTCTCGCTCGAGCCCTCGACCAGCCAGGAGCGCACCTCCGGCACCGCCGACGTGCAGCTCTCCTGGAACATCCTGGATTTCGGCCTGAGCTACTACGGCGCCAAAAGCCAGGCCAACCGCATCCTCGCCGCCGAGGAACGCCGCCGCCGCGTGGTGCTGGCCCTCTCCGAGCAGGTGCGCGCCGCTTGGTGGGAGGCCGTCACCGCCGACCGGCTGCGGCCGCAAGTGGACGCCATCCTCACGCAAGCCCGCGAGGTGCTGGCCTATGCCGAGCAGACCGAGCGCCAGCGCCTGCTGCCGCCGCTCGATGCGCTGCGCTTCCAGAAGGCCATGCTGGAGATCGTGCAGCAGCTCGAGGCTGTGGACGCCGAGCTGGCCGTGGCCAAGTCGCAGCTGGCCAGCCTGATGAACCTGCCTCCCGGCAGCGAGTACCGGCTGGCCGTGCCGGCCGAGACCCAGCTGGCCGTGCCGGCCATGCCGCTACGGCTGGACGCGCTGGAGCGGGTGGCCATGGTGAAGCGGCCGGAGATCCGGGAAGAGGCCTATCTGGCCCGCAACGCGGCGGCCGAGGCGCGCAGCGCTTTGCTGCGGCTGCTGCCGGGGGCGAACCTGTATGCCGGGCTGAACTACGACACCAACTCCTATCTGGTGAACCAGGACTGGGCCGATGCCGGGGTGCAGGTGACCTGGAACCTGTTCACGCTGTTGAACTGGAGCAAGGTGAAGCAGGCGAACGCCGCGCGCATGGAGGTGGCGGAGGCCCGCCGGCTGGCGCTGCGCATGGCGGTGCTGACCCAGGTAAACCTGGCCTGGCACCGCTATGGCCGGGCCACGACGCTGTTCACCCGGGCGGCGGCGTTGCAGGATGTGGAGCAGCGCATCCTGTCCAACACGGAAAGTGCCGCGCTGTCGGAGGCGCAGACCCGGCTGGAGCGGGTGCGGGCGGCGGCGAGCGCGCTGCTGGCGACACGCGCGCGCGACCGGGCCTATGCGGAGGTGCAGAACGCGCTAGGGTCGGTCTATGCCTCGGCCGGGCTGGACCCGCTGCCCGAGGTGGTGGAGGGAGCGGACGTGGACGCGCTGGCCGCGGCCATCGCGCAGATCAGCCGCGATCTGGAGCAGGGCAAGGTCGTGGTCCCGGACTTCGCCCCGCTCGCTCCGGCCCAGGATGGACAGCTTATGTCGGAAGCCACGAACATCTCTGGTCTTGATACCATCCTCAAGGTCGCAGCCGCGAAATAG